One window of the Synechococcus sp. CC9311 genome contains the following:
- a CDS encoding DNA-processing protein DprA — protein MLGERGWWWLWISCPGLGVARIRALRAVANAHQVTLADLWSWPLVRLQGALRWPDSLMARVESYRLSKGALPSLLVPDNALFPLDLDWPIAFDSLQRPPLAVHWSGQKACWPFLSAQKAVAVVGTRRPSDHGCRMAHALGQCLARAGWPVVSGLAEGIDAASHHGCLAASGLPVGVLGTPLDRVYPPEHEALQAQVESAGLLLSEWPRGARVQRSNFALRNRLLVSVSCALVVVECPETSGSLLSAQIAHTQDCPVWVVPGDALRWSCKGSNGLLQEGATPLLSPESLIAALGPGPLAAARTASMTLDRSRFSVDRNHSLLRGVDQGLTLEQLSAALSCSPTQLAHELLQLELAGVIEPKPGLRWRSV, from the coding sequence TTGTTGGGAGAGCGTGGCTGGTGGTGGTTATGGATCTCATGCCCCGGACTCGGTGTTGCCAGGATTAGGGCGCTGAGGGCTGTTGCTAATGCCCATCAGGTGACCTTGGCCGATTTGTGGTCATGGCCTCTTGTTCGTTTGCAAGGAGCGCTTCGCTGGCCTGACTCCTTGATGGCGCGTGTCGAGTCTTATCGGCTGAGCAAAGGAGCTCTCCCCAGCCTTTTGGTTCCAGACAATGCTCTTTTCCCCCTGGATTTGGACTGGCCGATCGCATTTGATTCCTTGCAGCGCCCTCCTCTTGCTGTGCACTGGTCGGGGCAGAAGGCGTGCTGGCCTTTCTTATCCGCTCAAAAGGCTGTAGCGGTGGTGGGAACGCGCCGACCATCGGATCATGGCTGTCGGATGGCGCATGCTCTTGGTCAGTGCCTCGCCCGTGCTGGTTGGCCCGTGGTGAGTGGTCTTGCCGAGGGAATTGATGCCGCCTCTCACCATGGTTGTCTTGCAGCGAGTGGACTTCCAGTAGGTGTGTTGGGTACGCCGTTGGATCGTGTGTATCCGCCTGAGCATGAGGCCCTGCAGGCCCAAGTGGAGTCTGCTGGCCTGTTGTTGAGCGAATGGCCTCGCGGTGCGCGGGTGCAGAGATCCAATTTTGCTTTGCGGAATCGTCTTCTGGTGAGTGTGTCTTGTGCCCTAGTGGTGGTTGAGTGCCCAGAGACAAGCGGCTCACTGCTATCAGCCCAGATTGCTCATACTCAAGATTGTCCTGTTTGGGTGGTTCCAGGGGATGCGCTGCGTTGGTCTTGTAAGGGCAGCAACGGTTTGTTGCAGGAGGGGGCAACACCCTTGCTATCGCCTGAATCATTGATTGCGGCCCTAGGTCCAGGGCCGCTTGCGGCCGCGAGGACTGCGTCGATGACATTGGACCGATCCCGGTTTTCAGTCGATCGGAATCATTCGCTTCTGCGTGGCGTTGATCAAGGGCTCACCCTTGAGCAGCTATCTGCAGCACTCAGCTGCAGTCCCACTCAATTGGCGCATGAGTTGTTGCAACTCGAGCTCGCGGGTGTTATTGAGCCCAAGCCTGGACTGCGTTGGCGGTCCGTTTAA
- a CDS encoding 2Fe-2S iron-sulfur cluster-binding protein has product MICFPRSPVSASVPCLPHSGLAEGVTKRNLWAQSGRLLLGHSMPVIRFLREGRDVECYPGENLRDVALRENIELYGLKGQLGNCGGCGQCITCFVDVVGSDADAPLTARTVVEDNKLRRRPESWRLACQALVEQSVIVLTRPQVRLAELDKKKAAARSEALPAGPTAWPFVEGAEDAEEGSKQETDSASAATPSDEG; this is encoded by the coding sequence TTGATTTGTTTTCCCCGCAGTCCTGTCAGTGCTTCCGTCCCTTGCCTGCCGCATTCGGGTCTGGCCGAGGGGGTTACAAAACGCAACCTTTGGGCGCAAAGTGGGCGTTTATTGCTGGGGCACTCCATGCCAGTCATTCGTTTTCTGCGTGAAGGACGTGATGTGGAGTGTTATCCCGGTGAAAATTTGCGCGACGTCGCTCTGCGAGAAAACATCGAGCTTTACGGCTTGAAGGGACAGCTCGGGAATTGTGGTGGATGCGGTCAGTGCATTACCTGTTTCGTCGATGTTGTGGGATCCGATGCCGACGCGCCTTTAACGGCAAGAACCGTTGTTGAAGACAACAAGCTCAGGCGGCGTCCCGAGTCCTGGAGATTGGCTTGTCAAGCGTTGGTGGAGCAATCCGTGATCGTGTTGACACGCCCGCAAGTTCGTTTGGCTGAACTCGATAAGAAAAAAGCAGCAGCTCGCTCAGAAGCCCTGCCAGCAGGGCCAACTGCGTGGCCGTTTGTCGAGGGCGCTGAAGACGCTGAAGAAGGCTCGAAACAGGAGACTGATTCCGCTTCGGCTGCTACGCCCAGTGACGAGGGGTGA
- a CDS encoding acyl-CoA thioesterase — protein MVTESVTRLPWQLHKRVLPQHTDHGGVMWHGAYVGWLEEARVEALAAVGLPYRVMALEGLEMPVVRLEMSYKRALLHGDQVVLESHALPPEGPRWRWRTRLLVADGDCAFEADVELVLVRLDGGRRQVLRRPPPSVATALQRLTQGPDR, from the coding sequence ATGGTGACTGAGAGCGTTACGCGCCTTCCTTGGCAATTACACAAGCGTGTGCTGCCACAGCACACAGATCACGGCGGTGTGATGTGGCACGGCGCCTATGTCGGTTGGTTGGAAGAAGCCCGTGTGGAAGCACTCGCGGCTGTGGGGCTTCCCTACCGAGTGATGGCGCTTGAAGGGTTGGAAATGCCAGTGGTGCGCTTGGAGATGTCTTACAAGCGAGCCCTGTTGCATGGTGACCAGGTTGTGCTTGAAAGCCATGCGCTTCCTCCTGAGGGCCCCCGCTGGCGCTGGCGGACGCGTCTGTTGGTGGCCGATGGTGATTGTGCTTTCGAGGCGGATGTGGAGTTGGTGTTGGTCCGTCTCGACGGTGGACGACGTCAGGTTTTGCGCCGACCGCCGCCATCCGTTGCCACAGCGCTACAGCGATTGACCCAGGGGCCAGATCGATGA
- a CDS encoding response regulator transcription factor encodes MVLEASPDLMAEQGFTPAETAVVQLLLEGLSNRAIASRLVVSIRTVESHISNALDKSGCRSRLELSMWWLRNHSESTRTRSVKLPTMPA; translated from the coding sequence ATGGTTCTAGAAGCATCTCCAGACCTTATGGCTGAGCAAGGCTTCACCCCAGCAGAAACCGCCGTGGTCCAACTCCTTCTTGAGGGGCTTAGCAATCGGGCCATCGCTTCCAGACTGGTGGTGAGCATCCGCACTGTGGAAAGTCACATCAGCAACGCTCTCGATAAAAGTGGGTGCCGTTCGAGACTTGAGCTTTCAATGTGGTGGCTCAGAAACCATTCAGAGTCCACAAGAACGCGCAGCGTTAAACTCCCAACAATGCCGGCTTAG
- the petB gene encoding cytochrome b6, whose amino-acid sequence MANSSPVYDWFQERLEIQDIADDFSTKYVPPHVNIFYCLGGITLVCFLIQFATGFAMTFYYKPTVAEAYSSVQYLMTDVSFGWLIRSVHRWSASMMVLMLILHVFRVYLTGGFKRPRELTWVTGVTMAVITVSFGVTGYSLPWDQVGYWAVKIVSGVPAAIPVVGDFMVELLRGGESVGQSTLTRFYSLHTFVMPWLLAVFMLMHFLMIRKQGISGPL is encoded by the coding sequence ATGGCGAACTCCTCACCTGTCTACGACTGGTTCCAGGAACGTCTTGAAATTCAGGACATCGCTGATGACTTCAGCACCAAGTACGTTCCGCCCCACGTCAATATTTTCTATTGCCTGGGCGGCATCACGCTTGTTTGCTTCCTGATTCAGTTCGCGACCGGGTTCGCGATGACTTTCTATTACAAGCCCACTGTGGCTGAGGCTTACAGCTCAGTTCAGTACCTGATGACAGACGTGAGCTTCGGGTGGCTCATTCGCTCAGTTCACAGATGGAGCGCCTCAATGATGGTGCTCATGCTGATCCTGCATGTCTTCCGTGTGTACCTCACGGGTGGCTTCAAGCGTCCCCGTGAGCTCACTTGGGTGACTGGTGTGACGATGGCTGTGATCACGGTTTCCTTCGGAGTTACCGGATACTCACTTCCTTGGGATCAAGTTGGCTATTGGGCCGTCAAGATCGTTTCCGGAGTCCCCGCTGCCATTCCAGTGGTTGGTGATTTCATGGTTGAGCTTTTGCGTGGTGGAGAAAGTGTTGGCCAATCCACACTCACTCGCTTTTACAGCCTTCACACATTCGTGATGCCTTGGTTGCTTGCTGTCTTCATGCTCATGCACTTCTTGATGATCCGTAAGCAGGGCATTTCTGGTCCTTTGTGA
- a CDS encoding universal stress protein — protein sequence MFKNLLIADSGKGHVGEMVRMLRDLPGFRTARINLLHVVSEQGKVNAEDHWTTAGSLLAKAVSQLGLDPNEVNSIIRQGDAKQTVLKVAEEINADLIVMGSRGLGRLQSILSNSTSQYVFQLSTRPMLLVRDDLYVRHVNRLMVTIDGTGVGDDALRIACEMVRDIPGGQLTGVHIARQDLSASRGGDNKADGLLAAAVQRARSLGVELKPMHMANPDIGRGVCQAAEEIGADLVVIASQDRRPLVARGLVDLDKLLGGSISDYIRVHAPAPVLLVREPEKN from the coding sequence GTGTTCAAGAATCTTCTGATTGCTGATTCCGGCAAAGGGCATGTCGGAGAAATGGTGCGAATGCTGCGGGACCTTCCAGGGTTCAGGACTGCTCGTATCAACCTGCTCCACGTGGTCTCTGAGCAAGGCAAGGTCAACGCAGAAGATCATTGGACAACAGCTGGGAGCCTGCTCGCAAAAGCTGTGAGTCAATTAGGGCTTGACCCCAATGAAGTGAATTCGATCATCCGCCAAGGGGATGCCAAGCAAACCGTCCTCAAGGTGGCTGAAGAAATCAATGCAGACTTGATCGTGATGGGATCCAGAGGCCTTGGTCGCCTGCAGTCGATCCTGTCCAACAGCACAAGCCAATACGTGTTCCAACTGTCAACACGTCCAATGCTGCTGGTCCGTGACGACCTATACGTCCGCCACGTGAATCGCCTCATGGTGACCATTGACGGAACTGGTGTTGGCGACGATGCGCTTCGGATTGCCTGTGAAATGGTTCGCGACATCCCAGGCGGACAGCTCACCGGAGTTCACATTGCGAGGCAAGATCTATCAGCATCCCGTGGCGGCGACAACAAAGCCGATGGATTGCTTGCTGCTGCGGTGCAACGCGCTCGGAGCCTGGGCGTTGAACTCAAGCCAATGCACATGGCGAATCCGGACATCGGCCGAGGAGTCTGCCAAGCAGCCGAAGAAATTGGAGCCGACCTCGTCGTGATCGCATCACAAGACAGGCGACCCCTTGTAGCCAGAGGCCTCGTGGATCTGGACAAGCTCCTTGGCGGCTCGATCAGCGATTACATCCGAGTCCACGCGCCTGCTCCGGTTCTTCTGGTCCGCGAGCCAGAAAAGAACTGA
- the minC gene encoding septum site-determining protein MinC translates to MALTQGTFQTACHRLVLPTNRHIPWQDTLADQLNGLEGKDLELDSGEWLLNCRVLAAFQAQLEERQCRLLSIKSCNPHTVVSANALGIPAQLMTPQPTDPRPESREEQQAPALLIHRATLRSGDHLKARHHVLLIGDVNPGAQISAGGNVLIWGRLRGCAHAGVQGDLNARITALQLRPLQLRIADLVARGPEEKPQPGLAEEARIVDGEIAIEPADPRSDLTIQELSFDLNN, encoded by the coding sequence GTGGCTTTGACCCAAGGGACCTTTCAAACTGCATGCCATCGCCTAGTTTTGCCCACCAATCGGCACATCCCTTGGCAGGACACCCTGGCGGACCAACTCAATGGTCTTGAGGGAAAAGATCTTGAATTGGATAGCGGGGAGTGGTTGCTGAATTGCCGAGTGCTCGCTGCCTTTCAAGCCCAGCTTGAGGAACGTCAATGTCGATTGCTGTCGATCAAAAGCTGCAATCCACATACCGTTGTCAGCGCGAACGCGCTTGGCATTCCAGCTCAGCTCATGACGCCGCAGCCCACTGATCCTCGTCCTGAAAGTCGCGAAGAACAGCAGGCCCCAGCCCTGTTGATCCATCGAGCAACCCTGCGATCGGGAGACCATCTGAAAGCTCGTCATCACGTTTTGCTCATTGGAGATGTCAATCCAGGCGCTCAAATCAGCGCAGGAGGGAACGTCCTGATCTGGGGACGCCTCCGTGGCTGTGCTCATGCGGGTGTTCAAGGCGATTTGAATGCACGCATCACGGCCTTACAGCTCCGTCCGCTTCAGCTACGAATCGCGGATCTAGTCGCCAGAGGACCAGAGGAAAAACCCCAACCTGGTCTGGCGGAGGAAGCGCGGATTGTGGATGGAGAGATTGCAATCGAGCCTGCTGATCCCCGCAGTGACTTAACAATTCAGGAGCTTTCTTTCGATTTGAACAATTAA
- a CDS encoding HD domain-containing protein, translating into MSSRTYHDPLHGGIALNTDDPAEALVLELVDAAPFQRLRRIRQLGPAFLTFHGAESSRFTHSLGVFHIARQAFQSLLAMDPSLELHRGVLYAAALLHDLGHAPLSHTGEEMFGTHHEHWSARIVREHPAIQEPLERFQPGSSEAVAALLEHGSTQRRVIKDLVSSQLDCDRLDYLLRDSYSTGTSYGQLDLERILAALTLAPDGELAIHPKGLMAVEHYLVVRNLMYRSVYNHRLNVVCNWLLEQMIRLARELGPNDVWTDSTMHSWLWSAHELDLESYLANDDLRTGYHLLRWREEAPRPLADLCDRFLNRRLFKALDVDSLSKEKQLECLAQARGLAEAKGLDPSLCCGLRHQQLRGYHPYRGGLRLWNGQQLQALEQSSALVRSLSTPASTSWLIYPKQIGQELKRKVGQYLAHI; encoded by the coding sequence ATGAGTAGCCGCACTTATCACGACCCTCTTCATGGCGGCATCGCGCTCAATACAGACGACCCAGCAGAAGCGCTGGTGCTCGAGCTCGTTGACGCAGCTCCCTTCCAAAGGCTTCGGCGCATTCGCCAGCTCGGGCCCGCATTTTTAACCTTCCACGGCGCGGAATCGAGCCGGTTCACCCACTCTCTTGGCGTGTTCCACATCGCACGACAGGCCTTTCAGAGCTTGTTGGCCATGGATCCGTCACTGGAACTTCATCGGGGCGTGCTCTATGCAGCAGCCCTGCTCCATGACTTGGGTCATGCGCCCCTGAGCCACACCGGCGAGGAAATGTTTGGCACCCACCACGAACATTGGTCAGCACGCATCGTTCGAGAGCACCCGGCGATCCAGGAGCCACTCGAACGATTCCAACCGGGAAGTTCAGAAGCCGTGGCCGCACTTCTAGAGCACGGCAGCACACAACGCAGGGTGATTAAGGACCTTGTTAGCAGCCAACTCGACTGCGACAGACTCGATTACTTGCTGCGCGATAGCTACAGCACTGGGACGAGCTATGGCCAGCTTGATTTAGAGAGAATCCTGGCAGCACTCACCCTGGCGCCAGATGGAGAACTCGCTATTCATCCCAAGGGTCTAATGGCCGTCGAGCACTACCTCGTGGTGCGAAACCTGATGTACCGCAGTGTTTACAACCACCGCCTCAATGTGGTCTGCAATTGGCTGCTGGAACAAATGATCCGTCTAGCCCGTGAGCTAGGCCCCAATGATGTCTGGACAGATTCCACGATGCACAGCTGGCTTTGGTCTGCCCATGAGCTCGACCTGGAGTCCTACCTCGCCAACGATGACCTGCGAACTGGCTATCACTTGTTGCGCTGGCGAGAGGAAGCCCCTCGCCCGCTCGCTGATCTCTGTGATCGGTTTCTCAACCGACGACTATTTAAAGCACTGGATGTAGACAGTCTTTCAAAAGAGAAACAGCTCGAATGCTTGGCCCAAGCCAGGGGATTAGCCGAAGCGAAAGGTTTAGATCCGAGTTTGTGCTGCGGACTACGGCATCAACAATTACGTGGGTATCACCCCTATCGAGGGGGGCTAAGGCTCTGGAATGGCCAGCAACTTCAAGCGCTTGAGCAAAGCTCAGCACTGGTTAGAAGCCTGAGCACACCGGCCAGCACCAGCTGGCTGATTTATCCAAAACAGATCGGTCAGGAACTGAAACGAAAGGTGGGCCAATACCTGGCGCACATCTAA
- the ctpZ gene encoding carboxyl-terminal processing protease CtpZ: protein MLPIVNYMRKGLRQLASGLASLLLCSLLIPAPALALNDAQQLVVETWRLVNQSYVDPSTFDRIHWKRLRQKALEKTIETSEQAYSAIEAMLEPLDDPYTRLLRPDDYSVMKSSNSGSLSGVGLQLGHHNDEDSVVVIAALEGSPAADAGVVSGAALLAVNGESTALLGLETTAARLRGDVGTQVLLTVQPPNGEPEELTLERRNVDLRPVRTRRLRSDTHTLGHLRITQFSEGVPNQVQEALQELTDKGVEGVVLDLRNNSGGLVSGGLAVADAFLNQEPIVETRNRDGIADPIQSNPITLYDGPMVTLVNAGTASASEILAGALQDNDRSLLLGSETFGKGLIQTLTNLSDGSGLAVTVAGYVTPSGRDIQGQGITPDRLLDQPEPLNPGGEGDRWLTDAARVLEAIIDRQTAESPPTTDLSNEEEMAATA, encoded by the coding sequence ATGTTGCCGATTGTTAATTACATGAGAAAAGGCCTGCGGCAGCTGGCCTCCGGCTTGGCCTCCCTTTTGCTTTGCAGCCTCTTAATTCCAGCGCCTGCTCTGGCTCTCAACGATGCCCAGCAGTTGGTGGTGGAAACCTGGCGCCTCGTGAATCAGAGCTATGTCGACCCCTCGACTTTCGACCGTATTCACTGGAAGCGTTTGCGACAGAAGGCTCTCGAGAAGACGATCGAAACCAGCGAGCAGGCCTACAGCGCCATCGAAGCCATGCTTGAGCCCCTCGATGATCCATACACACGTCTTTTGAGACCTGACGATTACTCCGTCATGAAATCCAGCAACTCGGGAAGCCTGAGTGGAGTAGGGCTTCAACTCGGCCATCACAACGATGAAGATTCAGTCGTTGTGATCGCGGCACTCGAGGGGTCACCCGCCGCTGACGCTGGCGTGGTCAGCGGCGCGGCGCTGCTGGCAGTGAACGGAGAATCGACCGCTCTGCTGGGACTCGAAACCACAGCGGCACGCTTACGAGGGGATGTAGGAACACAGGTTTTGCTGACTGTGCAACCCCCAAATGGAGAGCCGGAAGAACTCACATTGGAACGACGCAATGTTGACCTGCGCCCCGTTCGCACACGCCGTCTTCGCAGTGACACCCACACCCTTGGCCATCTTCGAATCACACAATTCAGCGAAGGCGTACCGAATCAAGTTCAAGAAGCCTTGCAGGAACTCACCGACAAAGGAGTGGAAGGGGTAGTTCTTGACCTTCGGAACAACTCTGGAGGGCTCGTCAGCGGTGGACTCGCTGTTGCTGACGCCTTCCTAAACCAAGAGCCCATTGTAGAAACACGCAATCGAGATGGGATTGCTGATCCCATCCAATCGAACCCAATCACGTTGTACGACGGTCCGATGGTGACCTTGGTCAACGCCGGCACCGCGAGTGCCAGCGAGATCCTCGCGGGGGCCCTTCAAGACAATGATCGGTCACTGCTGCTCGGCAGTGAAACCTTCGGCAAAGGACTCATTCAGACCCTCACCAATCTGAGCGATGGCAGTGGTTTGGCCGTCACTGTTGCCGGCTATGTCACCCCAAGCGGACGTGACATTCAGGGGCAAGGAATTACTCCAGACCGTTTGCTAGATCAGCCCGAGCCGCTGAATCCGGGTGGCGAGGGAGACCGCTGGCTAACGGATGCCGCACGGGTGCTGGAGGCCATCATCGATCGACAAACTGCGGAATCTCCCCCAACAACTGATCTCAGCAATGAAGAGGAGATGGCAGCAACGGCATGA
- the psbM gene encoding photosystem II reaction center protein PsbM, translating into METNDLGFVASLMFVLVPTVFLIVLFIQTNSREGSS; encoded by the coding sequence ATGGAAACCAACGATCTCGGCTTCGTTGCCAGCCTCATGTTCGTCCTGGTTCCGACGGTGTTTCTAATCGTCTTGTTCATCCAGACCAACAGCCGAGAAGGTTCCTCCTGA
- the minE gene encoding cell division topological specificity factor MinE, which yields MTLRDLVDKLLGRQPASASTARDRLQLVLAHDRSDLSPELLDQMRREIFEVVAKYVDIDLEEGDVSLETEDRVTALVANLPFRRPITSAPPKSD from the coding sequence ATGACTCTCCGTGACCTTGTCGACAAATTGCTTGGGCGTCAACCAGCGAGCGCCAGTACTGCCAGAGACAGGCTTCAACTTGTTCTGGCTCACGACCGCAGTGACCTAAGCCCTGAGCTTCTCGACCAAATGCGTCGTGAAATTTTTGAAGTGGTGGCTAAATACGTCGATATCGACCTAGAGGAAGGGGATGTAAGCCTGGAAACCGAAGATCGTGTAACGGCCTTAGTTGCCAACTTGCCGTTTCGTCGACCAATTACTTCAGCACCTCCCAAATCTGACTAA
- the minD gene encoding septum site-determining protein MinD: protein MTSNSRTILICSGKGGVGKTTLTANLGIALAQRGSSTVVLDADFGLRNLDLLLGLENRIVYTAQEVLAETCRLDQALVKHKQVPNLALLPAGNPRMLEWLKPEDMQAIASMLEKRFEYVLIDCPAGIEDGFKNAVAAAREAIVITTPEVSAVRDADRVIGLLNTHGVNPVQLVLNRVRPKMMANQEMLAVDDVTDILALPLLGLVLEDEQVIVSTNRGEPLTLNGTKSPAAKAYGNIAGRLQGEDIPLLDPSKERSGLRATVRRLMQTKIF from the coding sequence GTGACGTCAAATTCGCGAACGATCTTGATCTGCTCCGGCAAGGGGGGCGTTGGGAAGACAACCCTGACGGCAAACTTGGGGATTGCCCTAGCCCAGCGAGGGTCAAGCACCGTTGTTCTGGATGCCGACTTCGGTTTGCGCAACCTTGATCTGTTGCTTGGACTCGAGAATCGCATTGTCTACACAGCGCAAGAGGTCTTAGCCGAGACCTGTCGCTTGGACCAGGCCCTTGTAAAGCACAAGCAAGTCCCCAATCTGGCGTTGCTGCCGGCTGGCAACCCTCGGATGCTCGAGTGGCTCAAACCGGAAGACATGCAGGCCATTGCCTCCATGCTTGAGAAACGATTTGAATATGTGTTGATCGACTGCCCTGCGGGCATTGAAGACGGCTTCAAAAACGCCGTTGCAGCTGCCCGGGAAGCCATTGTGATCACCACTCCTGAGGTTTCAGCAGTGCGAGATGCAGATCGTGTGATCGGCTTGCTCAACACCCACGGGGTGAACCCGGTCCAGCTCGTCCTCAACCGAGTAAGGCCGAAAATGATGGCCAATCAAGAGATGCTGGCTGTGGATGATGTCACCGACATCTTGGCCCTCCCCTTGCTCGGATTAGTGCTGGAAGATGAACAGGTGATCGTGAGCACCAATCGGGGCGAACCTCTCACCTTGAATGGAACAAAATCACCAGCAGCCAAGGCCTACGGCAATATCGCTGGCCGCCTTCAAGGCGAGGACATTCCATTGCTGGATCCTTCCAAGGAGCGTTCGGGCCTACGGGCCACAGTGCGCCGCTTGATGCAAACGAAGATCTTCTGA
- the prmC gene encoding peptide chain release factor N(5)-glutamine methyltransferase, giving the protein MGVIRCKGTDLLVWRRELIRQGGRPVDLDWLLSIAADCSWSDLQKLRICPDVEIELSSSLHHLTDLWAQHRDHHIPLQHLVGICPWRDLELEVSSDALIPRQETELLIELALQCLPEDARDVEGIWADLGTGSGALAAALARVFPSWQGHAVDSSGSALALAERNLIALAGKSDWQLHLGSWWEPLKPWWGQIDLVLSNPPYIPTAVMDELAPVVKDHEPHLALCGGEDGLDCCRQIIRDASRALAPGGWILLEHHHDQSAMVLKLLSDAGLERPEARYDLQGIPRFALAQRSCEPIAYDQQRDER; this is encoded by the coding sequence ATGGGCGTTATCCGCTGCAAGGGAACAGATCTACTGGTGTGGAGGCGGGAGCTGATCCGTCAGGGTGGACGCCCTGTGGATTTGGATTGGCTGCTTTCGATCGCCGCAGATTGCTCGTGGAGTGATCTTCAAAAGCTACGAATTTGCCCAGACGTTGAGATCGAGCTGAGTTCCTCGTTGCATCACCTCACGGATCTTTGGGCCCAGCATCGCGATCATCACATTCCTCTTCAGCACTTGGTTGGCATTTGTCCATGGCGAGATCTTGAGCTGGAGGTTTCGTCCGACGCCTTGATCCCCCGTCAAGAAACTGAGCTGCTCATCGAGTTGGCTTTGCAGTGTTTGCCAGAGGATGCTCGCGATGTAGAAGGGATCTGGGCCGACTTGGGAACAGGATCGGGAGCTTTGGCGGCGGCTCTTGCCCGTGTTTTCCCTAGCTGGCAGGGCCATGCCGTGGACTCCAGTGGCAGTGCGCTTGCTCTTGCCGAACGCAATCTGATCGCCCTAGCTGGCAAAAGTGATTGGCAACTCCATCTCGGCAGCTGGTGGGAACCGCTCAAACCATGGTGGGGGCAGATAGACCTTGTGCTCAGTAACCCGCCCTATATCCCGACGGCTGTGATGGATGAACTTGCTCCCGTTGTTAAAGACCATGAGCCTCATTTGGCTCTTTGTGGTGGTGAGGATGGACTCGACTGTTGCAGGCAGATCATCCGTGATGCCAGCAGAGCACTAGCTCCAGGCGGATGGATCCTTCTGGAGCATCACCATGACCAGAGTGCGATGGTGCTGAAGTTGCTCAGTGATGCAGGTCTTGAACGGCCAGAAGCCCGTTATGACCTTCAGGGCATCCCTCGCTTTGCTCTTGCGCAGCGGTCTTGCGAACCTATCGCTTACGACCAGCAGAGGGATGAACGATGA
- a CDS encoding L-threonylcarbamoyladenylate synthase, whose translation MTINPLNLFDRDRTEAHLRAGGAALLPTDTLPALASMPEQAAQIWRLKKRPQDKPLILMGADVDALLCHVSPVARADASALAQRHWPGALTLVLPAFGPCAETLNPGCATLGLRIPACKPMLDLLRCSGPLATTSANLSGEPASRTETEAAGAFPDLPLLAPIPWPAPSCQASSVIAWRGPQDWHCLRRGAVMPVGVVSLPECSG comes from the coding sequence ATGACGATCAATCCCCTCAATCTGTTCGATCGCGATCGAACCGAAGCGCATTTGCGTGCTGGCGGCGCAGCCTTACTCCCAACAGACACCCTCCCGGCATTGGCTTCGATGCCAGAGCAGGCGGCTCAAATTTGGAGATTGAAAAAACGGCCACAGGACAAGCCGTTGATCCTGATGGGTGCTGACGTTGATGCGTTGTTGTGTCATGTCTCCCCCGTTGCTCGAGCCGATGCCAGTGCACTTGCGCAACGGCACTGGCCAGGAGCTCTCACCCTGGTCTTGCCAGCCTTTGGTCCCTGCGCAGAGACGCTCAACCCGGGATGCGCAACCCTTGGTTTGCGCATCCCGGCTTGTAAGCCCATGTTGGATCTTCTGCGTTGCAGCGGTCCGCTTGCCACGACCAGTGCCAACCTTTCGGGAGAGCCCGCCAGTCGAACCGAAACGGAGGCTGCTGGCGCATTTCCAGACTTGCCGTTGCTTGCACCGATCCCTTGGCCAGCCCCTTCTTGTCAAGCGAGCTCGGTGATTGCTTGGCGAGGACCTCAAGACTGGCATTGCCTGCGCAGAGGCGCTGTGATGCCAGTAGGTGTAGTGAGCCTTCCCGAATGCTCTGGTTAA